A genomic segment from Tessaracoccus defluvii encodes:
- a CDS encoding ABC transporter permease, whose amino-acid sequence MLGFVGRRLASGVVLVFAITTLAFLLLYVGSGDIARRILGQTATQEQVAAKAAELGLDRPLWEQYVGWLGNALTGDLGRSWFSGQLVVDGVTNRLMVTLSLVLGATIITAVVAVVLGVWAALAGGWVDRIIQFLTVLGMAVPGFLIAVGLVLVFAINLGWFSATGYTAIAEGLGPWARSVTLPIVALSIGGASAVTQQIRGSVVDALQRDYVRTLRSRGLSTRSVVFKHVLRNAVGPALAVLNVQFVGMLGGAVIVEQVFQMPGLGQLAVGATTQGDIPIVMGLVVATAVIVIVVNLVIDVAQGLLNPKVRLA is encoded by the coding sequence ATGCTCGGATTCGTCGGGCGCAGACTGGCCTCCGGGGTGGTGCTGGTGTTCGCCATCACCACCCTGGCCTTCCTGCTCCTCTACGTCGGCAGCGGCGACATCGCCCGCCGCATCCTCGGACAGACCGCCACCCAGGAACAGGTGGCGGCGAAGGCGGCCGAGCTCGGGCTCGACCGTCCCCTCTGGGAGCAGTACGTCGGTTGGCTCGGCAACGCGCTGACCGGCGACCTCGGCCGCTCCTGGTTCTCCGGCCAGCTCGTCGTCGACGGCGTGACCAACCGCCTGATGGTGACCCTGTCGCTCGTCCTGGGCGCCACCATCATCACCGCCGTCGTGGCCGTGGTGCTCGGCGTCTGGGCGGCGCTCGCCGGCGGCTGGGTCGACCGCATCATCCAGTTCCTCACCGTGCTCGGCATGGCGGTCCCCGGCTTCCTCATCGCCGTCGGCCTCGTGCTCGTCTTCGCGATCAACCTCGGCTGGTTCAGCGCCACCGGCTACACGGCCATCGCCGAGGGCCTCGGCCCCTGGGCCCGCTCCGTGACCCTGCCGATTGTCGCCCTGTCGATCGGCGGCGCGTCCGCCGTCACCCAGCAGATCCGCGGCTCCGTCGTCGACGCGTTGCAGCGCGACTACGTCCGGACCCTCCGGTCACGCGGCCTCAGCACCCGCAGCGTCGTGTTCAAGCACGTGCTGCGCAACGCGGTCGGTCCGGCGCTCGCCGTCCTCAACGTCCAGTTCGTCGGCATGCTCGGCGGCGCTGTCATCGTCGAGCAGGTCTTCCAGATGCCCGGCCTGGGCCAGCTCGCCGTCGGCGCCACGACGCAGGGCGACATCCCGATCGTGATGGGACTCGTCGTCGCCACCGCCGTCATCGTCATCGTCGTCAACCTCGTCATCGATGTGGCGCAGGGCCTGCTCAACCCGAAGGTGAGGCTCGCATGA
- a CDS encoding ABC transporter substrate-binding protein, whose amino-acid sequence MIRRDFMKLGVAAVGAGAIGLTACSGEGSGGSTPTGGGTGGGGRGAQLVMGLITAPTSFDPSMAEWGNRLPFYQAVYDTLLLATPEGTIDPYLATEFTYDEPQTTLTLKIREGVTFSDGEKLDAAAVALSMNRFKDGTGPDAGYMRNVDAITAPDATTVIVTFTAPDPAFLNYLTRTAGLVMSPKAVGNEDLPTNPVGSGPYTLDVAATVTGTSYTFVAREGYWNADVQHYDKIVMRVFQDPTSMLNAVRAGELNYAKLAVADTFDQAASAGWTLNKNELDFQGLLLLDRAGTQSAPMGEVKVRQAINHAIDRPALLQAVALGFGTVTGQVFPTTSAAYDDGLDERYPYDVAKAKQLMTEAGYADGFDITMPSSTALGTTVYALIAQALGEIGIRVKHEDPGTNFIADLLAPKWSACFMALEQNPDWQLTQFMIAEDAVFNPFGYADPTVAAMLDEYRVAADDRRSEIIKELNAYIVEQAWFAPFYRVEGVVASDKATKVTMLPTNTLPNIYDVLPA is encoded by the coding sequence ATGATCCGCAGAGACTTCATGAAGCTGGGCGTCGCAGCCGTCGGGGCGGGCGCCATCGGCCTGACCGCCTGCAGCGGTGAGGGCAGTGGGGGCAGCACCCCGACCGGTGGAGGAACGGGCGGAGGTGGCCGTGGCGCGCAGCTCGTCATGGGGCTGATCACCGCCCCCACCTCGTTCGATCCGTCGATGGCTGAGTGGGGCAACCGGCTTCCCTTCTACCAGGCCGTCTACGACACGCTGCTGCTCGCTACCCCCGAGGGCACCATCGACCCGTACCTGGCCACTGAGTTCACCTACGACGAGCCGCAGACCACGCTGACGCTGAAGATCCGCGAGGGCGTCACGTTCTCCGACGGCGAGAAGCTGGACGCCGCCGCCGTGGCGCTCAGCATGAATCGCTTCAAGGACGGCACGGGCCCCGACGCCGGCTACATGCGCAACGTCGACGCCATCACCGCGCCCGACGCCACCACGGTTATCGTCACCTTCACCGCCCCCGACCCGGCCTTCCTCAACTACCTGACCCGCACCGCCGGCCTCGTCATGAGCCCCAAGGCCGTCGGCAACGAGGACCTGCCCACCAATCCCGTCGGCTCCGGCCCCTACACGCTCGACGTCGCCGCAACCGTCACCGGCACCAGCTACACGTTCGTGGCGCGCGAGGGGTACTGGAACGCCGACGTGCAGCACTACGACAAGATCGTCATGCGCGTCTTCCAAGACCCGACCTCGATGCTCAACGCCGTCCGCGCGGGCGAACTCAACTACGCCAAGCTCGCCGTCGCCGACACGTTCGACCAGGCGGCGTCCGCCGGCTGGACGCTGAACAAGAACGAGCTCGACTTCCAGGGCCTCCTCCTGCTCGACCGAGCCGGCACCCAGTCCGCGCCGATGGGGGAGGTCAAGGTCCGGCAGGCCATCAACCACGCCATCGACCGCCCCGCGCTGCTGCAGGCCGTCGCGCTCGGCTTCGGCACGGTCACCGGGCAGGTGTTCCCGACGACGTCGGCCGCCTATGACGACGGCCTCGACGAGCGCTACCCCTACGACGTGGCCAAGGCCAAGCAGCTGATGACCGAGGCCGGCTACGCCGACGGCTTCGACATCACGATGCCGAGCTCGACGGCGTTGGGCACCACCGTCTACGCCCTGATCGCGCAGGCGCTCGGCGAGATCGGCATCCGGGTCAAGCACGAGGACCCGGGCACGAACTTCATCGCCGACCTGCTGGCGCCCAAGTGGTCCGCCTGCTTCATGGCCCTCGAGCAGAACCCGGACTGGCAGCTGACGCAGTTCATGATCGCCGAGGATGCGGTCTTCAACCCGTTCGGCTACGCCGATCCCACGGTCGCCGCCATGCTCGACGAGTACCGCGTCGCCGCCGACGACCGTCGCTCCGAGATCATCAAGGAGCTGAACGCCTACATCGTCGAGCAGGCCTGGTTCGCGCCGTTCTACCGTGTCGAGGGCGTCGTCGCTTCGGACAAGGCCACCAAGGTGACCATGCTGCCGACCAACACCCTGCCCAACATCTACGACGTCCTCCCCGCCTGA